GCGGTAAGCCCCAACGGATGGCGTCTATGGTGGGAGTCAGAAACTCGTTCGCCATCACCATCTACACAACCTATGGTCGGGTCAGGCACAGCATTTTATCACAGCGTAGTAGGCAACTCCATTGTATCGAGTAGTTTTCCTCATCATCGGATCGAGGCTGCTGCTGATGAGATTTCTCACCAAACGAGAAGGCCAGACTTGTTAGTACCATATCAGTTCGCTACTGCCATAGTGCTAATGAATCCCGGCAACATCACTAGCCTAACCGCAACTTTTGAATCTGAGGTGACTGATTGGTGGGCAGTGATCCCTGGCGGAGCTCCACCAACAATTATTGACTTCCTTGGACAGAGACTGCTCCCTGCCACACATCGGTGGATACGCTAGGTTTCCGTTTCTCGCATAACTTTTTGGTCAAACATAAACAATGCAACGTCAGGAGGAGTGATGATTGTGGCAAAAGAGCTTTGGAACCGTCGATCTATTAGAGTTGCCTTTGTTGTAACGGCACTAGTTTTTGTAGTTACTGCTACGGCAATCGCGGTTGCACCCCCAAACATTACCGTGACATTGGGTGGTCCTGAATTTGAGCGTGTCGATCAGAGGCAGCAGCATCGTGACGAAAACCGAGGACGATTGCGGAGCATGGCTAGGTTGAACCCGTCAAGGTCCGCAAATGCTCTTGTGGTATTGAACAACCTGTACCTCTTAGACGACGTGGCGATTACTTTTCAGAAGAACAATCTCCACGTGTTTTATCTAAAAGCCGTGGCGAAAGTCCCAGGAGTCGAAAGCATCCAGGCAGTTGGATCACCGATTGAAGGATACAGCTACCAGATGAGACCGACGGAACTTTCATTCACGATTGGAGGGTATGATACCGGAGGGGAGTACTTCAACCAACCCCTAGCGCCAGTGCAGTGGAATAAAATTGGAAGCGACATAGAACGTAGCGTAAGTCTTCACATGGAAGCGAAGAGAGCCCACATAGAAGAAGTGCGCAAGCGTTTGTCGGACCCAGAAGAAGTTCATAGACTTAAGGAGATAGGACGGTATGAGGGCTTTCGCTTTACGTTAGCTGATACGGAAACAAGACTTGAACAATTACAGCTAATCTTCCCTGCCGGACGACCAACCTCCAATCTATGGGTATACGGAGTTGGCCTGACCGGGCAGACTGACGTTCTGTACGACTTGGCACGTCATTCGAAAGTAGATTTGGTAGAATTGGTACCTAGCCTGCGCAAGGGGCAGCACGTGGACTTCGTTCCACCTCGCCCTACTCGTCGAGCAAGGTAATGTTTTAGGTTAGAGAAAACGGCAATAGCCAAGGGCGGATGTGCGTGCCCTTTACATGGACAGCCGCCCTTTTTTTTTGAGTCGTAGCGCATAAATAGGAGGTCCGTACACGATGCAATTTGCCGAAAACCGTAAGTCTCTCATTTGGCGCGAGGTTGCCACTATATTGGTCGCGACCATTGCTTTAAGCGCCATGCATTTTGTAGTCTGGGAACAAACATATGCTGGGTTTGTAGTGGGGTATGGCATTTTCTTGCTTGCGGTTTTATCCGGGCAGATTCTATGCATGTATATCAGGCGTGGGGTAATCCATCTGGCCACGTATGCGCGGCATTCAAGGTGGGCGAATAGTGTATTCATCTTTGTGGCAGCCCTGATGTTCATTACGGGAGTGACGATGACCATTACGGTGCCTTTGGTTTTGGTTGGGGTAGTAATCGCGGCACTGACCCTTGTTGCCTTTGGTTTAGTGTACTTGCGGTGCAGTTTACGACAGGCCCTGTACGCCGTCTACATAGGTGCGATTGTGCCGCAATGGAGCTTCTACTTCGGGGTCTCAGCCCTCCTGGTGGCGGGGTTCATGACAGGGATTATAGACATTGACAACTATACCGCCAGCGCCTTCGGCAATGCCTTGGCGGAGGTAATCATTTATTCTTCACCGGCATACCTGTATGTGCGTATGATTACAGATGTTGGAGAGGGCTCGTCTTTTTTTAGCCGCGCTAGGTCGAACTGTACTTAGCCCCGGCGCTATCATAAGAAATCCATTCTCCGACAGGATTACCCCGCTCAAAATATCCCGAACGCTTTATAGTGCCATCTAGGCGGTACCATTCCCAGTAACCATCAGGGTTGCCGTCGATCATTTTGCCCTTAGACCACATAGTCTTGCCATTCGCATGGTACTTGATAGTATAGCCGTCAACTACTGCGATTTTCTTTTCCTTGACTCCGTTGGGATGAACCAAGTCACATTTTTCATCACTCACCGAGTGTGCACCTCCTTATCTACCAGCAGCTTAATTATACCTCTTGCAATCCACAAATATAGCAAGCTGGCGCGCGACAAAAGGGGACTGGTCCTTACTGCTCTATCGTGCGCGCTCCCCTTGCGGCTGCACAGGAACCCGCAGCTTGTGTTACAATGAAAGAGGAACTTTAGATAAGTGGAGGTTGAAACATGCAGAAGAAGTTGTTTAGATGCGGAGTGTGTGGCTACGTGGGCGAGGGAGAAGCTGCTCCTGCCAAGTGTCCCAAATGTGGCGCCCCTACAGAGAAGTTCGAGGAACTTAGCACTGAGGCTGCCGACAAGATCTACCGCTCAGACCTCACGAACTCGCTACATATGGAACTTATATCGTTGGCAGAACAGATGATAACTGTCTGCGAAGACGGTATCGAGGACGACCTTGACCCTAACTGCGTCGCCGCTTTCAAAAGGGCCCTTAACGAAGCATGGACTATTAAGCAAATATGCAAGGCTGAGATGGCCGGACATATGAGCAGAGGTAAGTGGTAAAAACTCTTAAGTCCGAAAAATGAGGTGTCGCCATTACTGGCGACACCTCATTTGCCTGCAACTACTGCCGCCAAAAAACTGTCGATACCCTGGCTATAATCCTTAAAGCTTACTTCGCACTCGATGTCGGGCACTAAAGACTGCTGGGCATCGTCCTCGATGAGCTCATAGTACTTAGTAGAGTAGCGTATCAGCAAACCTGAGCTCTCAAGCTCAAGATATTGCACTTCACCGAAATGGTTGGGTTTGGCCCCCGTAGGTTCACCTACAAATAGGGCCTTCGTATTAAACTTGAGGTAGTAGGCATTGAGTGCGGCCGAGGAAAAAGTATCTCTTCCCACTAGCACAAAGAGCTTACCCCTCTGGTTAAGGCTCTCTTCACGGCAGAGCCACGCCAAAAAGGGCCGAAATAGCTCTGAGTTCCCACCTCTATTGTGGCGAAGGTCGATAACTATTTTTCTAATCCCTTTATTGGCCGACAGTTCGGCCCTGAGACTCTCAGCGAAACCGCCAACCGCTATGTCTTCCATATTTTTGCACTTACTATAATTTATATAGAGAAGGCCATTGTCAAAGCTGCTCCAATAGTATTTGTCTCTGTGTTGCCTGTAGAGCGGCATATTATGGCTTGGGTCTGGCAGCGCTTGGTAGTCATCGTATGGCAGAGTCTTTATAGTGCGCTCAAAGATTTTACCCTGCTTACTAGCTACGGTTACCACGGTCTCTTCCGGGCTTGTAATGAGCCCCACTCCGTACAGTATGTCGGCACAAATTACGAAGCTCGGTAGGGAGGACAGTACAAACTGCCTATTCTCATGAGGTATAATCTCAGACATCCTTGCCAGAATCGTCGCGGTCTCATGCCCGCCTATGCTCTCTATTCTAGAGTGTAGCAACTCTTTGTGGTCGCTATCAGTTGCGGTAATGTACAAACCCTCCGCAAACGGATAACAGTCAAAAGGGAGCCTGTAGTTTTGCGGTAACATAACAGCGGTATGTGCATCTTTGGCAGTTCCCACAATTCTGGCTATCTCCATGACAATGCTGTAGGTATCCATGTTTTCGGCATTGTTTTGCAGTTGATCTAACCGAGCATGAAACTCGGCCTCGTTCTTAGCAGAGAAGAAGTCAGGATGAAGCCTGGGGAGTTCC
This genomic interval from Bacillota bacterium contains the following:
- a CDS encoding rubredoxin, with the protein product MQKKLFRCGVCGYVGEGEAAPAKCPKCGAPTEKFEELSTEAADKIYRSDLTNSLHMELISLAEQMITVCEDGIEDDLDPNCVAAFKRALNEAWTIKQICKAEMAGHMSRGKW